Proteins from a genomic interval of Kaistia defluvii:
- a CDS encoding tetratricopeptide repeat protein has product MKQQLLILGTLAVIGLEGAYILDQTLSPAEAGVETHQALAPRPPVFGNFLTSGSANRPASERRFAQGEAAPAAAPAPAPAATPAPAAPAPAASGPVVDETALRYFARQGDDRRLQAEIARLRALYPDWTPPDDFSAPAPIADAVLDQMWKLYGDGQYAAVRAAIAARLVREPQWQAPPDLLARLEIGEQRERLVNASNAQQWNTVVSIAAATPTLLTCADVDVLWRVAEAFGKSSRTGRARDVGTYILTNCQDPKERLATIQKAMGYLDDAELADLLKLERIGADGQGEFAPVKNDLARRRLSAGAKDPSLTVAPEDIALVERLVREGTGPDDAVLLGSYWFQHNDPTRAAQWFELAKGRADNAEIARGYAYVLNALKRPAEAEEAAYKWRDASKENTDAYLVVATAMLSVDPPVKMDREVLTRTAKAISDAKYAPGAQEFGWYAYKIGQTAIAARWFETALSLMPEDEPSAYGLALANQKLKDKAGFDKIVREWSARSPRIAALADPKARRNLVPAAESLPGPDGETVAPARAARVEAVDDEEMEPEPVARPVRRQAAPRTAEPSVARAPQRSAAKGGGRSCTGEVRPALLSSMSALTRGWCLMELNRPIEAADAFDMALRTSYGQVAQDAAYGKTLAYLRAGLTDQAAASAAQTSQAVPRAIELKTEILTQRAIGSYNDGRYVETLLMLDERSRIAPEQNDLMMMRGWSYFHLRRWNDAKTIFVAVAGTGSREAQRALATLAQEMKPK; this is encoded by the coding sequence GTGAAGCAGCAGCTCCTCATCCTCGGTACGCTCGCCGTCATCGGACTGGAGGGCGCGTATATCCTTGACCAGACCCTTTCGCCGGCGGAAGCCGGGGTCGAGACCCACCAGGCATTGGCTCCCCGTCCACCCGTCTTCGGCAATTTCCTGACTTCGGGCAGCGCGAACCGCCCCGCTTCGGAACGCCGCTTCGCCCAGGGGGAGGCTGCCCCCGCCGCCGCGCCCGCGCCCGCACCGGCAGCGACGCCGGCACCCGCGGCTCCCGCTCCGGCGGCCAGCGGCCCCGTCGTCGACGAGACCGCCCTGCGCTATTTCGCCCGCCAGGGCGACGACCGCCGGCTGCAGGCGGAGATCGCCCGGCTGCGCGCGCTCTATCCCGACTGGACCCCGCCGGATGATTTCTCCGCGCCGGCGCCGATCGCCGACGCCGTGCTCGACCAGATGTGGAAGCTCTATGGCGACGGCCAGTACGCCGCCGTGCGCGCTGCCATCGCCGCCCGGCTGGTGCGCGAGCCGCAATGGCAGGCGCCGCCCGACCTGCTGGCCCGCCTCGAGATCGGCGAACAGCGCGAAAGGCTGGTCAACGCCTCGAACGCGCAGCAGTGGAACACGGTCGTCTCGATCGCCGCGGCGACGCCGACGCTGCTCACCTGCGCCGATGTCGATGTGCTTTGGCGCGTCGCCGAGGCGTTCGGCAAATCCTCCCGCACGGGCCGTGCCCGCGATGTCGGCACCTATATCCTGACCAATTGCCAGGATCCGAAGGAACGCCTGGCCACCATCCAGAAGGCCATGGGCTATCTGGACGATGCCGAACTGGCCGATCTGCTGAAGCTGGAGCGCATCGGCGCGGACGGGCAGGGCGAGTTCGCCCCGGTCAAGAACGATCTGGCCCGCCGCCGCCTCTCTGCCGGCGCCAAGGATCCGAGCCTCACCGTTGCGCCGGAGGATATCGCGCTCGTCGAGCGGCTGGTGCGCGAAGGCACAGGCCCGGATGATGCCGTGCTGCTCGGCTCCTACTGGTTCCAGCACAACGACCCGACCCGCGCCGCGCAATGGTTCGAGCTCGCCAAGGGCCGTGCGGACAACGCCGAAATCGCACGCGGCTATGCCTATGTGCTGAACGCGCTGAAGCGTCCGGCCGAGGCGGAAGAAGCCGCCTACAAGTGGCGCGATGCCAGCAAGGAAAACACCGACGCCTATCTCGTCGTCGCGACCGCCATGCTGTCGGTCGACCCGCCGGTGAAGATGGACCGCGAGGTCCTCACCCGCACCGCCAAAGCGATCAGCGACGCGAAATATGCGCCCGGCGCGCAGGAGTTTGGCTGGTACGCCTACAAGATCGGCCAAACGGCCATCGCGGCCCGCTGGTTCGAGACGGCGCTTTCGCTGATGCCGGAGGACGAGCCGTCGGCCTATGGCCTGGCGCTCGCCAACCAGAAGCTCAAGGACAAGGCCGGCTTCGACAAGATCGTTCGCGAATGGAGCGCCCGTTCGCCGCGCATCGCGGCGCTGGCCGATCCGAAGGCGCGTCGCAACCTCGTGCCCGCCGCCGAATCGCTTCCCGGCCCCGATGGCGAGACCGTCGCGCCGGCGCGGGCTGCCCGCGTCGAGGCTGTCGATGACGAAGAAATGGAGCCCGAGCCCGTTGCAAGACCGGTTCGCCGCCAGGCAGCGCCCCGTACCGCCGAACCTTCGGTCGCCCGCGCGCCGCAGCGCAGCGCTGCCAAGGGCGGTGGCCGCTCCTGTACCGGCGAAGTACGTCCGGCCCTGCTGTCGTCGATGAGCGCGCTCACCCGGGGTTGGTGTCTGATGGAGCTGAACCGTCCGATCGAGGCGGCTGACGCCTTCGACATGGCGCTTCGCACCAGCTATGGCCAGGTCGCGCAGGACGCCGCCTATGGCAAGACGCTCGCCTATCTGCGCGCCGGCCTCACCGATCAGGCCGCGGCTTCCGCCGCCCAGACCTCGCAGGCCGTGCCGCGGGCGATCGAACTGAAGACGGAGATCCTGACCCAGCGGGCCATCGGTTCCTACAATGACGGCCGCTATGTCGAGACCCTGCTGATGCTCGACGAACGCTCGCGGATCGCGCCGGAACAGAACGACCTGATGATGATGCGCGGCTGGTCCTATTTCCACCTTCGCCGCTGGAACGACGCCAAGACGATCTTCGTCGCCGTCGCAGGCACGGGTTCGCGCGAGGCGCAGCGCGCGCTCGCCACGCTGGCGCAGGAAATGAAGCCGAAGTGA
- a CDS encoding cellulose biosynthesis cyclic di-GMP-binding regulatory protein BcsB encodes MKALIRTSLAVSLLGTSALWAIAQSPSPFDMSGERAADPAPTAIPSAPATGTRPAAPFQFEPAPPAVAPAPVVVPTQPPVVAPVQAPTAAPVQPPVTAQPPAPAPAPAPIRQIPVAPAVEPEPVEPLITAPVAPPATAPESMAAPQAEPALPANLDRRYIVPFPTMRLEGEMDQRTWAIYLTADQASQAARLDVSFKSAIVVMPEASRLRVSINNEPVLETALSSSESFRDALAMVPPGLLQAGANTIRFQVAQRHRTDCSVPSTYELWTEIDPSATTLTFARGDAPRSLRGMDDLPAVGFNGKGVTSIHVIAPGSNQVTIAPHLLKLVQTLALAGNYPNPVVTVSDGITAPDADGSLTVVLGVASEINSILTDAPADASTRPIVGFVDDARLGSSVLVVSGGNWSQIGSAIDSMASNVDRPANVVRTTINTAPWMAPDVRFLTGSDSFRIADAGSGTQEFAGRRFRTEFAVGVPSDFYAQAYGEATILLDAAYTSAVRPASHIDIYVNDQIAATTRITRQQGGIFRQFPIQVPLRHFKPGVNRIAINAMLDTAEDAACAPGGSTAGGQRFVLFDTTTFVMPTFARIGRLPNLAAFAGTAFPYNRAAEPSAFVMGRTDPSIYSAAASLVARMALQAGRIVPLAPAPATGVGDRSAIFVGTAAQMPANVLSQVRVAESIRTGWRDETGAGNRVVPAATAAGFEALDGALRRPGAEVSQAPLAKTETENTDATFNRWRNEVGGGGIQGQMAGVEGWLQRNFDISFSTFRLRNAEMPAYEPQPKTTLIVAQQASPNGGGTWTVVTAPSEGTLISGIQAISGIQRWPELSGPLTTYSATTDRIESRPLTNFEFVPTQPVSVINLRLIAANWLSSNIVFYALALVGLCIILGVVTTGLLRRLGRRS; translated from the coding sequence ATGAAAGCGCTGATCCGCACCAGCCTCGCCGTCTCCCTGCTTGGCACGAGCGCGCTCTGGGCAATAGCTCAGAGCCCGTCGCCCTTCGACATGTCCGGCGAGCGGGCGGCGGATCCCGCGCCGACCGCGATCCCGTCGGCCCCCGCAACCGGCACCCGGCCGGCAGCGCCCTTCCAGTTCGAGCCTGCGCCGCCCGCCGTTGCTCCGGCACCGGTCGTCGTGCCGACGCAGCCGCCGGTCGTGGCTCCCGTGCAGGCGCCGACCGCGGCTCCCGTGCAGCCGCCCGTAACAGCTCAGCCTCCGGCTCCTGCGCCCGCACCGGCACCGATCCGGCAGATCCCGGTGGCCCCGGCTGTCGAGCCCGAGCCGGTCGAGCCTCTCATCACGGCGCCTGTCGCGCCGCCGGCAACGGCTCCCGAGTCGATGGCTGCCCCGCAGGCCGAGCCGGCGCTGCCGGCCAATCTCGACCGGCGCTATATCGTGCCGTTCCCAACGATGCGTCTCGAAGGCGAAATGGACCAGCGCACCTGGGCCATCTATCTGACCGCCGATCAGGCAAGCCAGGCCGCGCGCCTCGACGTCTCGTTCAAGAGCGCCATCGTCGTGATGCCGGAGGCGTCGCGCCTGCGCGTCTCGATCAACAACGAGCCGGTGCTGGAAACGGCGTTGTCGTCCTCGGAATCGTTCCGCGACGCGCTGGCCATGGTGCCCCCCGGTCTCTTGCAGGCCGGCGCCAATACGATCCGCTTCCAGGTCGCGCAGCGCCACCGGACGGATTGCAGCGTGCCGTCGACCTACGAACTTTGGACCGAGATAGATCCTTCCGCGACGACGCTGACCTTCGCGCGCGGCGACGCGCCGCGCAGCCTGCGCGGCATGGACGACCTGCCGGCGGTCGGCTTCAACGGCAAGGGCGTCACCTCGATCCACGTCATCGCGCCGGGCAGCAACCAGGTCACGATCGCGCCGCATCTGCTGAAGCTTGTCCAGACCCTCGCGCTGGCCGGCAATTATCCCAATCCCGTCGTCACCGTGTCGGATGGAATCACCGCGCCCGACGCGGATGGCTCGCTCACCGTCGTCCTGGGCGTCGCCAGCGAGATCAACTCGATCCTGACCGACGCCCCGGCCGATGCCAGCACGCGGCCGATCGTCGGCTTCGTCGACGACGCGAGGCTCGGTTCCTCCGTGCTCGTCGTCTCGGGCGGCAACTGGAGCCAGATCGGCTCGGCCATCGACTCGATGGCCTCGAACGTCGATCGTCCGGCGAACGTGGTGCGGACGACGATCAACACCGCGCCCTGGATGGCGCCTGACGTCCGCTTCCTGACCGGCAGCGACAGCTTCCGCATCGCCGATGCCGGCTCGGGTACGCAGGAGTTCGCCGGCCGCCGCTTCCGCACGGAATTCGCGGTCGGCGTGCCCTCCGATTTCTATGCCCAGGCCTATGGCGAAGCGACGATTCTGCTCGACGCCGCCTATACCTCGGCGGTGCGACCGGCGAGCCATATCGACATCTATGTGAACGACCAGATCGCGGCGACGACGCGCATCACCCGCCAGCAGGGCGGCATCTTTCGCCAGTTCCCGATCCAGGTCCCGCTTCGCCACTTCAAGCCGGGCGTCAACCGGATCGCGATCAATGCGATGCTCGACACGGCCGAGGACGCGGCTTGCGCGCCGGGCGGCTCCACCGCCGGCGGACAACGCTTCGTGCTGTTCGACACCACCACCTTCGTCATGCCGACCTTTGCCCGCATCGGCAGGCTCCCCAATCTCGCGGCCTTCGCCGGCACGGCGTTCCCGTATAACCGCGCCGCCGAGCCGAGCGCCTTTGTGATGGGCCGCACCGATCCGAGCATCTATTCCGCCGCCGCCAGCCTGGTGGCGCGCATGGCGCTCCAGGCCGGGCGCATCGTTCCGCTGGCGCCGGCCCCGGCGACCGGCGTCGGCGACCGCTCCGCGATCTTCGTCGGAACGGCGGCGCAGATGCCGGCCAATGTCCTGAGCCAGGTCCGCGTGGCGGAAAGCATCCGCACCGGCTGGCGCGACGAGACGGGCGCGGGCAATCGCGTCGTCCCGGCCGCGACGGCGGCAGGGTTCGAGGCGCTCGACGGCGCGCTGCGCCGCCCGGGCGCCGAAGTGAGCCAGGCTCCGTTGGCGAAGACCGAAACCGAGAATACCGACGCAACCTTCAATCGCTGGCGCAACGAAGTCGGCGGCGGCGGCATTCAGGGCCAGATGGCCGGGGTCGAAGGTTGGCTGCAGCGCAATTTCGATATCTCGTTCTCGACCTTCCGGCTGCGCAACGCCGAGATGCCGGCCTATGAGCCGCAGCCGAAGACGACGCTGATCGTAGCCCAGCAGGCGAGCCCGAATGGTGGCGGCACCTGGACCGTGGTGACGGCACCGTCGGAAGGCACCCTCATCTCGGGCATCCAGGCGATCTCCGGCATCCAGCGCTGGCCGGAACTGAGCGGCCCGCTCACCACCTATTCCGCCACCACCGACAGGATCGAGAGCCGGCCGCTCACTAATTTCGAGTTCGTGCCGACCCAGCCGGTCTCCGTCATCAACCTGCGCCTGATCGCCGCCAACTGGCTCTCCAGCAACATCGTGTTCTACGCGCTCGCCCTGGTCGGTCTCTGCATCATCCTCGGTGTCGTGACGACGGGGCTGCTGCGTCGCCTGGGGAGACGCTCGTGA
- a CDS encoding HIT domain-containing protein — translation MSAAFEIAERIEADSVWIAELALCQVRLMDDRRFPWLLLLPRKPGLEEWTELDDAELATLSVEIKQAGAALGAVSTFDKLNVGALGNIVRQMHVHVIGRMVGDAAWPGPVWGQGTREPYGAAERDALACRLQAHFAPSR, via the coding sequence ATGAGCGCCGCCTTCGAGATCGCGGAGCGCATTGAAGCCGACAGCGTCTGGATTGCCGAGCTGGCGCTTTGCCAGGTCCGGCTGATGGATGATCGCCGCTTTCCCTGGCTGCTGCTTCTGCCGCGCAAGCCCGGGCTGGAGGAGTGGACCGAGCTCGACGACGCCGAACTGGCCACGCTCTCGGTCGAAATCAAGCAGGCCGGTGCGGCGCTCGGGGCGGTTTCCACCTTCGACAAGCTGAACGTCGGCGCTCTCGGCAACATCGTCCGGCAGATGCATGTGCATGTCATCGGCCGCATGGTCGGCGACGCCGCCTGGCCCGGTCCGGTCTGGGGGCAGGGGACGCGCGAGCCCTATGGCGCGGCGGAGCGCGATGCCCTCGCGTGCAGGTTGCAGGCGCATTTCGCGCCTTCGCGTTAA
- the bcsA gene encoding UDP-forming cellulose synthase catalytic subunit → MGRIGIALLWAVAAIVMAFLITLPISLQAHLIAGTAVLGAMVVLKTFTSGGVWRQIALALGTSIVLRYAYWRTTSTLPPINELQNFIPGFLVYICEMYSIFMLFLSLFVVMLPHPSRNLKISSSDPDLPTVDVFVPTYNEEPELLATTLAAAKAMDYPADKLTVWLLDDGGTVQKRNAENMQAAQEAEERYITLQKLAEDMGCRYLTRERNVHAKAGNMNNGLQVATGELVVVFDADHAPARDFLLYTVGYFKEDPKLFLVQSPHFFLNPDPVERNLRTFETMPSENEMFYGIIQRGLDKWDASFFCGSAAVLRRGALDQTGGFSGVSITEDAETALELHASGWHSVYVDRPLIAGLQPATFASFIGQRSRWGQGMYQILRFRFPPGKRGLSIPQRLCYMSSTLFWFFPITRWIFLLAPLCYLFFNLEIFTASAGEFVAYSATYMVVNLMMQNYLYGRFRWPWISELYEYVQSVYLLPALVSVILNPSKPTFKVTSKSESLDTARVSELSRPFFIIFAVLVLAVFMTAWRVINEPWKADVALVVGGWNLLNLVIAGCALGVVSERRENRGSRRVDVKRRCEILVGDKVFPATIEDASVGGARINMGNVKVPEISRDLYCDVRFKTNVPIPTEAMPISVRSMTRTPDGVMLGVRYEPTIADHYKLISDLVFASSDLWTKFQWSRRTNIGILRGTIWFLSLSIYQTGRGLGYFMKSFRRSTPEKAAVSATAGKPNS, encoded by the coding sequence ATGGGACGCATCGGCATCGCGCTGCTCTGGGCCGTCGCGGCGATCGTGATGGCCTTCCTCATCACGCTCCCGATCAGCCTGCAGGCCCACCTGATCGCCGGCACCGCGGTGCTGGGCGCCATGGTCGTTCTGAAGACCTTCACGAGCGGCGGCGTCTGGCGCCAGATCGCGCTCGCGCTCGGCACCTCGATCGTCCTGCGCTACGCCTATTGGCGCACGACCAGCACGCTGCCGCCGATCAACGAACTGCAGAACTTCATTCCCGGCTTCCTCGTCTACATCTGCGAAATGTACAGCATTTTCATGCTGTTCCTGAGCTTGTTCGTCGTGATGCTTCCGCATCCGTCGCGCAACCTGAAGATCTCGTCTTCCGATCCGGACCTGCCGACGGTCGACGTGTTCGTGCCAACCTATAACGAAGAGCCGGAGCTGCTGGCGACGACGCTCGCTGCCGCCAAGGCGATGGACTATCCGGCCGACAAGCTCACGGTCTGGCTGCTCGATGATGGCGGCACGGTGCAGAAGCGCAATGCCGAGAACATGCAGGCCGCCCAGGAGGCCGAGGAGCGCTACATCACGCTGCAGAAGCTGGCCGAGGACATGGGCTGCCGCTACCTGACGCGCGAGCGCAACGTCCACGCCAAGGCCGGCAATATGAACAACGGCCTGCAGGTCGCCACCGGCGAGCTCGTCGTGGTGTTCGACGCCGACCATGCGCCGGCGCGCGACTTCCTGCTCTACACGGTCGGCTACTTCAAGGAAGATCCCAAGCTCTTCCTCGTCCAGTCGCCGCACTTCTTCCTCAACCCCGACCCGGTCGAACGCAATCTGCGCACCTTCGAGACGATGCCGTCCGAGAACGAGATGTTCTACGGCATCATCCAGCGCGGCCTCGACAAGTGGGATGCCTCGTTCTTCTGCGGTTCGGCCGCGGTGCTGCGCCGCGGGGCGCTCGACCAGACCGGCGGCTTCTCCGGCGTCTCGATCACCGAGGACGCCGAGACGGCCCTGGAACTGCATGCGAGCGGCTGGCACAGCGTCTATGTCGACCGCCCGCTGATCGCCGGCCTGCAGCCCGCGACCTTCGCCTCGTTCATCGGCCAGCGCAGCCGCTGGGGCCAGGGCATGTACCAGATCCTACGGTTCCGCTTCCCGCCCGGCAAGCGCGGCCTCTCGATCCCGCAGCGCCTTTGCTACATGTCCAGCACGCTGTTCTGGTTCTTCCCGATCACGCGCTGGATCTTCCTGCTCGCGCCGCTCTGCTACCTCTTCTTCAACCTCGAGATCTTCACGGCCTCGGCAGGCGAGTTCGTCGCCTACAGCGCGACCTACATGGTCGTGAACCTGATGATGCAGAACTACCTCTATGGCCGCTTCCGCTGGCCGTGGATCTCCGAGCTTTATGAGTATGTGCAGTCGGTCTACCTGCTGCCGGCGCTGGTCTCCGTCATTCTCAATCCCAGCAAGCCGACCTTCAAGGTGACCTCGAAGAGCGAGTCGCTCGACACCGCCCGCGTCTCGGAGCTGTCGCGGCCGTTCTTCATCATCTTCGCCGTGCTGGTGCTCGCCGTGTTCATGACCGCCTGGCGCGTCATCAACGAGCCTTGGAAGGCCGACGTCGCCCTGGTGGTGGGCGGCTGGAACCTGCTCAACCTGGTCATCGCCGGCTGCGCGCTGGGCGTCGTTTCGGAGCGCCGGGAGAACCGGGGCAGCCGCCGCGTCGACGTGAAGCGCCGGTGCGAGATCCTGGTCGGCGACAAGGTCTTCCCGGCGACCATCGAGGATGCCTCGGTCGGCGGCGCGCGGATCAACATGGGCAATGTGAAGGTTCCGGAGATCAGCCGCGACCTCTATTGCGACGTCCGCTTCAAGACCAACGTGCCGATCCCTACCGAGGCCATGCCGATCAGCGTGCGCAGCATGACCCGGACACCGGACGGCGTGATGCTCGGCGTGCGCTATGAGCCGACCATCGCCGACCACTACAAGCTGATCTCCGACCTGGTGTTCGCGAGCTCGGATCTCTGGACCAAGTTCCAGTGGTCGCGCCGCACCAATATCGGCATCCTGCGCGGCACCATCTGGTTCCTCAGCCTGTCGATCTACCAGACCGGGCGCGGGCTCGGCTACTTCATGAAGTCTTTCCGCCGTTCGACGCCGGAGAAGGCCGCTGTCTCCGCGACCGCTGGAAAGCCGAACTCATGA
- the bcsN gene encoding cellulose biosynthesis protein BcsN codes for MTLAVARTSFQWIGCALALVSLAACGSIGGRPIESGSIATSVPIEKAYIDMPPGGPGVVGVIERRFANSTTQEIILSNRSHTPGQNMVTATLFGPVKSVTGPENVQANPAISLSAIGAEMRQVLPGVPMRVSPYFAQSRYGSFGYAMGGSAQGDTCIYAWQRIRTPDLDSNFTIGQGTITLRLRLCEPNTTEASLLAVMTGMTISSYFMAANWNPYGGAPPIPADLGKLGTTVLPTAQVTPQLAPEPAPVAVQAAPARRVVRKAAPVEAAPVAADVPAPDAAAGRFEDYAAVPPPPTLSP; via the coding sequence ATGACCCTGGCTGTCGCCCGCACCTCCTTCCAGTGGATCGGCTGCGCTCTGGCGCTGGTAAGCCTCGCGGCTTGCGGCAGCATCGGCGGCCGTCCCATCGAATCGGGCTCGATCGCCACCAGCGTGCCGATCGAGAAGGCCTATATCGACATGCCGCCCGGCGGCCCTGGCGTGGTTGGTGTGATCGAGCGCCGCTTCGCCAATTCAACCACCCAGGAAATCATCCTCTCCAACCGCTCGCACACGCCCGGCCAGAACATGGTGACGGCGACGCTGTTCGGGCCGGTGAAGTCGGTGACCGGGCCGGAGAACGTCCAGGCCAATCCGGCTATCAGCCTCAGCGCGATCGGCGCCGAGATGCGTCAGGTGCTTCCCGGTGTGCCGATGCGCGTATCGCCCTATTTCGCCCAGAGCCGCTACGGCTCCTTTGGCTATGCCATGGGCGGCTCGGCGCAGGGCGATACCTGCATCTATGCCTGGCAGCGCATCCGGACCCCCGATCTCGATTCGAACTTCACGATCGGGCAGGGCACGATCACGCTGCGCCTGCGCCTCTGCGAGCCGAACACCACCGAGGCTAGCCTCCTCGCCGTGATGACGGGCATGACGATCAGTTCCTACTTCATGGCCGCCAACTGGAATCCCTATGGCGGCGCGCCGCCGATCCCCGCCGATCTCGGCAAGCTCGGAACCACCGTGCTGCCGACCGCGCAGGTGACGCCGCAACTGGCGCCGGAGCCGGCCCCCGTGGCCGTGCAGGCCGCACCGGCGCGCCGCGTCGTGCGGAAGGCGGCGCCCGTCGAGGCTGCCCCGGTGGCGGCCGACGTGCCGGCGCCGGATGCCGCCGCCGGTCGATTTGAAGACTACGCCGCCGTCCCGCCCCCCCCAACTCTGAGCCCATGA
- a CDS encoding glycosyl hydrolase family 8 — protein sequence MAVAADGVQLAMRGTVSATDWRAYSDRFVAPTGRVIDDGNGGISHSEGQGYGLLLAFAADDRASFERIWSFTRTELMLRDDGLAVWSWQPTAPHVRDINNASDGDLLIAYALAEAGWGWNVPAYVEAATAIATVLGTKTVVDDLGRVLILPGVEGFSRAARPDGPVINLSYWIFEALPVMAQLAPATDWQGLAKSGMTLAQQAQFGVEKLPTDWISVKDEQVVPAAGFDPVFGYNAIRIPLYLMRAGITNPALLDPYAKAWLGTGKLGPAIINVKTNAIESPLNEPGYRILGAALACVRDGTPVPADLKSFAPTLYFPSTLHLLSLSFLTERHAECL from the coding sequence ATGGCGGTCGCCGCCGATGGGGTACAGCTCGCCATGCGGGGAACCGTCTCGGCCACCGACTGGCGCGCCTATAGCGACCGATTCGTCGCCCCCACGGGCCGGGTCATCGACGATGGCAATGGCGGCATCAGCCATAGCGAAGGGCAGGGCTACGGGCTGCTGCTGGCGTTTGCGGCGGACGACCGCGCCAGCTTCGAACGGATCTGGAGCTTCACCCGCACCGAACTGATGCTGCGAGACGACGGCCTGGCCGTGTGGAGCTGGCAGCCGACCGCGCCGCATGTGCGCGACATCAACAATGCCAGCGATGGCGACCTGCTGATCGCCTATGCGCTCGCCGAGGCCGGCTGGGGCTGGAACGTGCCGGCCTATGTCGAGGCGGCGACGGCGATCGCCACGGTCCTCGGCACCAAGACCGTGGTCGACGATCTCGGCCGCGTGCTGATCCTGCCGGGCGTCGAAGGCTTCAGCCGCGCGGCGCGTCCGGACGGGCCGGTGATCAACCTTTCCTACTGGATCTTCGAAGCGCTTCCCGTGATGGCGCAGCTGGCTCCGGCAACCGATTGGCAAGGCTTGGCGAAATCGGGGATGACGCTGGCGCAGCAGGCGCAGTTCGGCGTCGAGAAGCTGCCGACCGACTGGATCTCGGTCAAGGACGAGCAGGTTGTGCCGGCCGCCGGTTTCGATCCGGTCTTCGGCTATAACGCCATCCGCATTCCGCTCTACCTGATGCGCGCCGGCATCACCAATCCCGCGCTGCTCGATCCCTACGCGAAGGCCTGGCTCGGGACCGGCAAGCTCGGCCCCGCCATCATCAATGTGAAGACCAATGCGATCGAGAGCCCGCTGAACGAGCCCGGCTATCGCATCCTCGGCGCGGCGCTGGCCTGCGTGCGCGACGGGACGCCGGTGCCGGCCGACCTCAAGAGCTTCGCGCCGACGCTCTACTTCCCGTCGACGCTCCATCTTCTCTCTCTGTCCTTTCTGACGGAAAGGCACGCGGAATGCCTGTGA
- a CDS encoding alpha/beta hydrolase family protein: MSEAFLLDGPDDARATILLAHGAGAPMDSASMTAATRALAAAGLRVARFEFAYMAERRDGTGRKPPPRAEKLMPEYRAAIASLGATKPLVIGGKSMGGRVASMIADEYFARGEIAGLLCLGYPFHPPAKPEQLRTAHLLELRTPTLICQGTRDPFGTSEEVAGYALSPAIEIRWLEDGDHDLKPRKSVTGVSAADALKAMAEDIGLWIDRLLAGSPAP; the protein is encoded by the coding sequence ATGAGCGAGGCCTTTCTCTTGGACGGGCCGGACGACGCGCGGGCGACGATCCTGCTGGCGCATGGCGCAGGCGCGCCGATGGATTCGGCCTCGATGACAGCGGCGACCAGGGCGCTGGCGGCGGCCGGCCTGCGCGTGGCGCGCTTCGAATTCGCCTATATGGCCGAACGGCGGGACGGGACCGGGCGGAAGCCGCCCCCGCGCGCCGAAAAGCTGATGCCGGAATACCGCGCGGCGATCGCGTCGCTTGGCGCCACCAAGCCGCTGGTGATCGGCGGCAAGTCGATGGGCGGCCGCGTCGCCAGCATGATTGCCGATGAATACTTCGCCAGGGGCGAGATCGCGGGGCTGCTGTGCCTTGGCTACCCCTTTCATCCGCCGGCGAAGCCCGAGCAATTGCGCACGGCGCATCTGCTCGAACTCCGGACGCCGACCTTGATCTGCCAGGGCACGCGCGACCCGTTCGGGACCAGCGAGGAAGTCGCCGGCTATGCGCTGTCGCCTGCCATCGAGATCCGCTGGCTTGAGGATGGCGACCATGACCTGAAGCCTCGCAAGAGCGTGACGGGTGTTTCGGCCGCCGATGCGCTGAAGGCGATGGCGGAGGACATTGGGCTCTGGATCGACAGGCTGCTGGCGGGCTCGCCTGCGCCCTGA